The nucleotide sequence ACCACGGACGTCGCCGCGCACCCGGAGTTCGCCGACCGCAAGGCCACCAAGGTCCTCGACGGCGTCTCCGTCACCGGCTGGTTCACCGAGGACTTCACGCTCGCCGAGCTCAAGACGCTGCGCGCGGTGGAGCGCATCCCGGCCAACCGACCGCACAACACCCTCTACAACGGCCGCTGGGAGATCCCCACCTTCGAAGAGGTGCTGAAGTGGCAGGACGCCCGCACCCGCGAGCGCGGCCGCCAGGTGTGGATCTACCCCGAGCTGAAGCACCCCACCTACTTCCGCCGCCTGGGCCTGGGCCTGGAGGAGCGGGTGGCCAAGGTGCTGCGCAAGTACGGCAAGGAGGGGCGGAACGCGCCGGTCATCCTCCAGTCCTTCGAGCCGACCAGCATCCAGCGGCTCAACCGGATCGTCGACAATCCGCTCGTCGTCCTGCTCGACGCCGCCACCAGCCGCCCCTACGACTTCGTCGCCACCGGCGATCCCCGTACGGTGGCCGACCTCGTCACCCCCCGGGGCCTGCGCGAGATCGCGGGCTACGCCCAGGGCATCGGCCCCACCCTGGACCTGGTCATCCCGAAGAAGTCCGACGGCACCCTGGGCGAACCCACCCGGCTGGTCGCCGACGCGCACAAGGTCGGCCTGATCCTGCACCCCTACACCATGCGCAACGAGAACCCCTTCCTCCCGGCCGAGTTCCGCAAGGGCAGCACCCCGGACGGCTACGGCGACGTCTTCGGCGCGTACCGCACGTACTTCGCCACCGGCATCGACGGCGTCTTCACCGACAACGCCGACACCGGTGTGCTGGCCCGCGCCGACTTCCTCGGCCGCTGAGGGCCCCGGAACCGGGCGGGGCGTCAACACCGAGGCCCCGCACACCCCGATGAGGGTGACAGCGCGCCGTCCCGGAAACCCACCGCCGGGACGGCGCGTCTGGACGCATATGACCCATGACCTGTTGGCCGAGCTGCGCCCGCTCCTCACCGCGGAGGCGTCCGCCGAGGCATATGCCTGCGGGGGTGAACCCGGCGATCTGGAGCAGGCCGTCTGGCTACGGCTCCTGGAGCGCCTGGAGAGCCAGGGGCCGCCGCCGGACCCGTCCGGCTGGCTGCGTGACGCCGTCCGGGACGAGGGCCGCATCAGCCGCCGCGCCCACGGCGTCGAGCGGCCCTACGACGGCGAACCCGCCGACGACACCCGGCACGGCCCCGAACAGCTCGCCCTGCGGGCCGCCCGGCACCGGGTGGTGCGCGAGGCCGTACGCAGACTGCCCGGCCGCTGCCCCCGGCTCATGGAGGCCCTGCTCTCCCCGCGCGACCTCACCTACCGCGAGATCGCGGGGGAGTTGGGCATCTCACAGGGCAGCCTCGGACCGGAACGCTCCAGATGTCTGGGATGTCTGCGACGAATGCTGGCGGCGGAGGTTGCCGGTACCGAAGCACGGGGATAGAGGTGGGGGACAACAGTGATCAGGTGAGCGGGAGGCATGCGCACATGGGCATGAGCGTGACCATCTCGGCGGCGACCGAGCCGGACGCGGAGCAGATCTTCCGGCTCCAGTACCTCTGCTTCCAGAGCGAGGCCGCGCGCTACGGCAACTACCGCATCGACCCGCTCGTGCAGAGCCTGGACCAGGTCCGCGAGGAGGTCGCCGCCGACTGCGTCTTCGTCGCCCGGCTCGGGGACGAAGTGGTCGGCTCGGTGCGCGGCAGGCTCACCGAGGACGGCGCGGCGGCCATCGGCATGCTCTGCGTGCACCCCCGCCTCCAGGGCCACGGCATCGGTGCCCGTCTGCTGGGCGCGGCCGAGAAGGCGCTCACCGAGCAGCGCGGCGCCACCACGTACCGGCTGCGCACCGGCCACCGCAGCGAGGGCGGGCTCCGGCTCTGCCGGAAGCTGGGCTACCGGGCGGTGGGCCGCTCCCTGGGCGCCGACGGCGTCGAGATGATCGTCCTGGAGAAACCGGCCGCGGCCTACGCGGCCACCGCCTGAGCCGCCGGGGCGGGCGGGCTCAGCCCGCCTGCCGCAGCCGCGCCCCGCGCAGCCAGTACAGCGCGGTCAGCGGCAGCAGCACGGGGATGAAGACGTATCCCATCCCGTAGTCCGACCACACGGTGGCGTCCGGGAACGCGGACGGCTCGACCAGTGTCCACGTGCCCACGATCAGCACCCCGGCCAGCTCGGCGGCGCAGCACACCACCGCGGCACGGCGGGCCGTCTCGCCGCCCCGGACCAGCGTGTACGTGATGAACCCGTACACCACGCCCGCGAGCGCCGACAGCGAGTAGGCGAGCGGTGCCCGGTCGAACTCCGTGGCGATCTGGTAGACCGAGCGCGACACGGCGCCGACCACCATCACGCCGTAGAACCAGACCAGCAGCATGCCCGGCCCGCTGATCAGCCGGGCCGGCTTCTCCTCCAGCGCCGTCATGTCAGCCTCCCCAGATGTCAAAGAGCCGTACTTCGAGAACGGCCAGCACCACGCCGCCCGCGGCCACCGTCACCGAACCCCAGCGCGTGCGCTCGGCCAGCGACATGAAGCCCGCCGCCGGAACGCAGGCCAGCGCGCCCAGCAGATACGCCAGGAAGATCGTCATGCCCTGGTCCGGCTTCTCGCCCCGCGCCAGCAGCACGATCCCGACGACCAGCTGGATCACGGCCAGCAGGGACACCACGGCCATGCCGATGAAGTGCCAGTCCTTGGTCGGCTGGTCCCGGTGCGCGGCCCAGCCGCACCAGGCGGCCAGCAGCAGCGCGGCGATCCCGGTCGCCAGCGTCAGGGCATTGAGCATGCCGAGACCTTATTACGGCCGAAACGGACGCCCGTCGCCGCCCCCGGCGCTCGCACGGCCACCGTGGCGTTGGCCACAGCCGGGCCGCGCCGGAGGGCCGATGCCGACTCGCCGGTAACGGCGCCCTGCCCCTTGACGCCACGGGTGACCGCCGACCGGCCCGCCCCGCGCGTCTCACCGGGACC is from Streptomyces seoulensis and encodes:
- a CDS encoding GNAT family N-acetyltransferase; the encoded protein is MGMSVTISAATEPDAEQIFRLQYLCFQSEAARYGNYRIDPLVQSLDQVREEVAADCVFVARLGDEVVGSVRGRLTEDGAAAIGMLCVHPRLQGHGIGARLLGAAEKALTEQRGATTYRLRTGHRSEGGLRLCRKLGYRAVGRSLGADGVEMIVLEKPAAAYAATA
- a CDS encoding glycerophosphodiester phosphodiesterase, with the protein product MESDRTNQPSRATGRRAVLGAAVLGAGGAVLGLPSAAHAAGTRTAGSGGRGLKSLPVPTIIGHRGASGYRPEHTFGSYDLALELGADIVEAGDLVPTKDGHLVCRHEPEIGGTTDVAAHPEFADRKATKVLDGVSVTGWFTEDFTLAELKTLRAVERIPANRPHNTLYNGRWEIPTFEEVLKWQDARTRERGRQVWIYPELKHPTYFRRLGLGLEERVAKVLRKYGKEGRNAPVILQSFEPTSIQRLNRIVDNPLVVLLDAATSRPYDFVATGDPRTVADLVTPRGLREIAGYAQGIGPTLDLVIPKKSDGTLGEPTRLVADAHKVGLILHPYTMRNENPFLPAEFRKGSTPDGYGDVFGAYRTYFATGIDGVFTDNADTGVLARADFLGR
- a CDS encoding sigma-70 family RNA polymerase sigma factor; protein product: MTHDLLAELRPLLTAEASAEAYACGGEPGDLEQAVWLRLLERLESQGPPPDPSGWLRDAVRDEGRISRRAHGVERPYDGEPADDTRHGPEQLALRAARHRVVREAVRRLPGRCPRLMEALLSPRDLTYREIAGELGISQGSLGPERSRCLGCLRRMLAAEVAGTEARG